The region CTCCTCGACACCTTAGAAAGTGCAGTGCAATACTTTCAACAAATCAATCAAAATTTAGTTTTGGCTCAGACGTTAGACAAGTTAGAACATAACTATAGAGACTTAGTAGAGAACTCTCCCGATATTATTTTTTCACTAGATGAGAATTGGAGACTAATTTCAATTAATGAATCAGTAACACAAATTTTACGTTATCCGGTAAAGGAAATATTAAATAAAACAATATTGAACCTAGAATTTAAATTAAATAACCCAACAAGTGGAATTTTAGAAAAAAAATTACAAGAACTTACATTATCCCAAAATACTATCTCATTCAATTGTGATTTGGTTACCAAATTTGGAGAACCAAAAGAGATGCATTTAAAGTTACGATATGTAAATCAGAAAAATGGACACACTTTTTTTGGTACTGCCACAACAAATGAAGAAGATATACTATTGCGTATCTGTGAATCCGAATCACAGATTTATAAATTAGGAAATTATTTAACTCATGTAGATATTATTACACAGAGATTAGCAAATTATTCTTCAAAGTATTGTACGCCAGAAATTCTTATGAACCTAAAACTATGTATTAGAGAGTTAATCATTAATGCAATGGAACACGGAAATTTAGGAATTAGTTTTGAAGAAAAATCCGAATCTCTCATGAATGGAACATACATTGAACTACT is a window of Leptospiraceae bacterium DNA encoding:
- a CDS encoding ATP-binding protein, with amino-acid sequence MQNYPTSESKILLDKPQILIVDDDRKTFELFKIALENKYELTFCSNELEIFEQINFPFSAAIINIKLETKNEFKTIQEIKNKNINIPIIFHSDYKDSINTIIIKNEYKPFAYVIKEENFNKLLDTLESAVQYFQQINQNLVLAQTLDKLEHNYRDLVENSPDIIFSLDENWRLISINESVTQILRYPVKEILNKTILNLEFKLNNPTSGILEKKLQELTLSQNTISFNCDLVTKFGEPKEMHLKLRYVNQKNGHTFFGTATTNEEDILLRICESESQIYKLGNYLTHVDIITQRLANYSSKYCTPEILMNLKLCIRELIINAMEHGNLGISFEEKSESLMNGTYIELLIKRQRNKTHADKQITVEYSLTPKRIEVKITDEGEGFDHQKMLSRSINQLDDNILGHGRGIALVKNYIDSIVYNEKGNSVHIIKNFI